Proteins found in one Nitrospirota bacterium genomic segment:
- a CDS encoding NarK/NasA family nitrate transporter: MSWLKKWEPEDPQFWKSEGSGRAWGTLAVTTFGLMASFATWFVMSAVVVRLPNIGFKFDTMQLFWLAAMPGLSAGMMRTVHAFLIPILGTRTTVTIANFIKLIPMVWLAYAVQNLETPYIHFLIISFLCGFGGGDFSSYMPSTSLFFPKRLQGTAMGLQAGIGNFGVSLVQFVTPWIVTFGIIGAVGGPQLFTKATPVFDVKIAKDAGVIKDVVVKNEALAKFITVVKNPSGGVQDVVITESDLTKGMKVEIKKNEAGVITDLTVKKIIKKDMWVQNAALWYVPWLIIAGIISFIYLKSIPMRKVSVGTLVKNMTDNKHAYFCVWIYVMTFGSFAGFSAAFPLMIKTIYGAIHGMDPALAPDPLKYAFLGPLIGSTIRFAGGPLSDKFGGAIFTMVSGVGLILGCLALIFGGYLTPTDLNMFPAFVWIMLWIFLMAGIGNFSTFRQFPIAYAFNPRMGSAILGWTGAWAAYGPFIFSSLIGASIAAYGSAKAFFWGALIFYVIGSLLNWVYYTKPGAERGDWGVGKTWWHKLSESERERYIAENP, encoded by the coding sequence ATGTCATGGTTAAAAAAATGGGAACCTGAAGACCCACAGTTTTGGAAATCTGAAGGGAGTGGACGTGCATGGGGAACTCTTGCTGTTACTACATTCGGCTTAATGGCTTCATTTGCTACATGGTTTGTGATGAGTGCAGTTGTTGTCCGCCTACCTAATATAGGATTTAAATTTGATACTATGCAGCTCTTCTGGCTTGCGGCCATGCCGGGCCTTTCCGCAGGTATGATGAGAACGGTGCATGCATTTCTAATCCCGATTCTCGGCACAAGGACTACTGTAACAATAGCAAATTTTATTAAACTCATCCCAATGGTTTGGCTTGCTTACGCGGTTCAAAATCTTGAAACTCCATATATTCATTTTCTAATTATATCGTTTCTATGCGGCTTTGGCGGCGGGGACTTTTCATCATATATGCCATCTACCAGCCTGTTTTTCCCAAAGAGACTGCAGGGTACTGCCATGGGGCTACAAGCTGGAATCGGTAACTTCGGTGTGAGCCTGGTACAGTTCGTAACGCCATGGATAGTTACCTTTGGGATCATTGGTGCAGTCGGCGGACCGCAGCTATTTACCAAAGCAACTCCGGTTTTTGACGTAAAGATTGCGAAAGATGCCGGAGTCATCAAGGATGTCGTTGTTAAAAATGAGGCGCTTGCTAAATTCATAACGGTTGTAAAAAATCCTTCAGGCGGTGTCCAGGACGTAGTAATTACAGAGAGCGATTTAACAAAGGGTATGAAGGTTGAGATTAAGAAAAATGAGGCCGGAGTTATTACAGACTTAACGGTCAAGAAAATCATTAAGAAGGATATGTGGGTGCAGAATGCGGCATTATGGTATGTGCCGTGGTTGATCATTGCAGGTATTATCAGCTTTATTTATTTAAAGAGCATACCTATGAGAAAGGTATCTGTCGGTACGCTGGTAAAAAACATGACAGACAATAAACATGCATATTTCTGTGTATGGATATATGTAATGACATTCGGTTCGTTCGCGGGATTTTCAGCAGCATTTCCTCTTATGATAAAAACTATTTATGGTGCCATACATGGAATGGACCCTGCCCTCGCCCCTGACCCTCTGAAGTATGCCTTTTTAGGTCCGCTTATTGGATCTACTATCCGCTTCGCCGGTGGTCCATTATCCGACAAGTTTGGAGGGGCAATATTTACTATGGTATCAGGTGTAGGGTTGATATTAGGATGCCTTGCCCTGATTTTTGGCGGCTATCTTACACCAACAGATTTGAATATGTTTCCTGCCTTTGTCTGGATAATGCTCTGGATATTCCTTATGGCAGGCATCGGAAATTTCTCCACTTTCAGACAGTTCCCTATTGCGTATGCATTTAATCCGAGAATGGGTTCGGCGATACTTGGATGGACAGGGGCTTGGGCTGCTTATGGACCGTTCATATTCTCTTCACTGATCGGTGCTTCTATAGCTGCTTATGGCTCAGCAAAGGCATTTTTCTGGGGTGCGTTGATATTCTACGTTATAGGTAGTTTACTCAACTGGGTATATTACACTAAGCCAGGCGCAGAGAGAGGTGACTGGGGCGTTGGAAAGACCTGGTGGCACAAGTTATCCGAGTCTGAGAGAGAGAGGTATATAGCCGAGAATCCATAA
- the narH gene encoding nitrate reductase subunit beta, with the protein MDVRANFSMSFNLDKCIGCHTCSVSCKNIWTTRQGAEYMWWNNVETKPGTGYPVTWEDQERYRGGWEVNSSGALRLKLLKGPGKIRTLANIFFQPNLPTIDDYYEPFTFDYQNLFNAPAGDDQPVARPKSLITGEFMEKISLGPNWDDDMGGSPLYATNDPNMRNLSASQKECLTKFHKLFYFYVPRICNHCLNPGCVASCPSGALYKRGEDGIVLLDQDICRAWRFCVSACPYKKPYYNWANGKSEKCIFCYPRVETAQANACAHSCVGRIRTVGILLYDAERIEATAKLPDDRIVEGMRDIILDPKDPKVIEAARNAGMEDNWIKAAQNSPAYNLFKKWRISLPNHPEFRTLPMNFYIPPLSPILHQAKADRGGTFDPEADDFFNEIDKMRIPLKYLANLFAAGNEALVLESLRKQMAVRMYWRQKRFGDVGEGAVRSAMSQCGLSVQDAEDIYRINSIATYEERFVIPVTHRESKTISDPRNMYEKRGTVGFGTKKREFVGREW; encoded by the coding sequence ATGGACGTTAGAGCTAATTTTTCAATGAGCTTTAACCTTGACAAGTGCATTGGGTGTCACACCTGTAGTGTATCCTGTAAGAACATCTGGACCACTCGTCAAGGCGCGGAGTATATGTGGTGGAACAACGTAGAGACCAAACCAGGCACAGGTTATCCTGTGACCTGGGAGGATCAGGAGAGGTATAGAGGCGGCTGGGAAGTCAACAGCAGCGGGGCGCTTCGTTTGAAGCTATTAAAGGGCCCTGGAAAGATCAGGACTTTGGCAAATATATTCTTTCAGCCGAATCTGCCTACTATTGATGATTATTATGAACCTTTTACCTTTGATTATCAGAACCTATTTAATGCACCGGCAGGCGATGACCAGCCGGTAGCAAGGCCTAAGTCTCTGATAACAGGGGAATTCATGGAGAAGATATCACTTGGTCCAAACTGGGATGATGACATGGGAGGTTCACCTCTTTATGCGACTAACGATCCGAACATGCGGAACCTTTCAGCATCACAGAAAGAGTGCCTGACCAAGTTTCACAAGCTCTTTTACTTCTATGTACCGAGGATTTGTAATCACTGTCTGAACCCGGGTTGTGTTGCATCCTGTCCATCAGGTGCCTTATACAAGAGGGGTGAAGACGGTATCGTTCTCCTTGATCAGGATATATGCCGTGCATGGAGATTCTGTGTAAGCGCATGTCCTTATAAAAAGCCCTATTACAACTGGGCAAATGGAAAGTCAGAAAAGTGTATATTCTGCTATCCAAGAGTTGAGACAGCACAGGCAAATGCCTGCGCACACTCATGTGTAGGAAGAATCAGGACAGTCGGTATACTCCTTTATGATGCAGAGAGGATTGAGGCAACTGCAAAACTTCCGGATGACAGGATTGTGGAAGGGATGAGGGATATTATCCTTGACCCCAAGGATCCAAAGGTCATTGAAGCAGCACGGAATGCAGGGATGGAAGATAATTGGATTAAGGCAGCTCAGAATTCTCCGGCATATAATCTCTTTAAGAAATGGAGAATCTCTCTTCCTAATCATCCGGAGTTCAGGACACTTCCAATGAACTTCTATATTCCACCTCTATCTCCGATTCTCCATCAGGCAAAGGCAGACAGGGGAGGTACGTTCGACCCTGAGGCTGATGATTTCTTCAATGAGATTGACAAGATGAGGATACCATTAAAGTACCTTGCAAATCTGTTTGCAGCAGGCAATGAGGCCCTTGTCTTGGAATCATTGAGGAAACAGATGGCAGTAAGGATGTACTGGAGACAGAAGAGGTTTGGTGATGTCGGTGAAGGTGCAGTTAGGTCAGCAATGTCCCAGTGCGGATTAAGTGTTCAGGATGCTGAAGATATCTACAGGATTAACTCTATTGCAACTTATGAAGAGAGGTTTGTTATACCTGTAACGCATCGTGAATCAAAGACTATCTCTGATCCGAGAAATATGTACGAGAAGAGAGGTACTGTCGGTTTCGGAACCAAGAAAAGAGAATTTGTTGGAAGGGAGTGGTAA
- a CDS encoding sigma-54-dependent Fis family transcriptional regulator encodes MHTVPNILIIDDEPLMRISITDALREEGYNVHSAASGSEGLRAIKDNPYDVIITDLRLPEIDGLQILKACKQYIPKSKILMITAHGSVETAVEAMRQGAYDYITKPFSMDEMIILVKRLITIRDLEDENIYLKQKIEEKYDFSGIVGKSERMLEVFEKIKVVAPTDTTVLITGESGTGKELVASAIHYNSPRKDEAFIKISCAALPETLLEAELFGHEKGAFTGAIKQKKGRFELAHKGTLFLDEIGEITPTVQVKLLRVLQEREFERLGGTGTIEVDVRIICATQRDLKKEVQKGSFREDLYYRLNVVPLYMPPLRERKEDILLLADHFFKIFTEQMKKPVRELSVEVKELLLKHNYPGNVRELENAIKRAITLCKEGVIHPWDLPEEICRWFGEGIDASSHLQSSEPLSNAVSLFEKQYIMRVLEETKGSKTLAAKILGISRKTLWEKCKIYGMEKGQEE; translated from the coding sequence ATGCACACTGTACCAAATATCCTGATAATTGATGATGAACCTCTGATGAGGATTTCGATAACCGATGCCTTGAGAGAAGAGGGCTATAACGTTCATAGTGCGGCATCCGGCAGTGAGGGATTGAGGGCTATAAAAGATAATCCTTATGATGTGATTATCACCGACTTACGCCTGCCGGAGATAGACGGCCTGCAAATACTGAAGGCGTGTAAGCAGTACATCCCGAAATCCAAGATCCTGATGATTACGGCACACGGCTCAGTTGAGACTGCGGTTGAGGCTATGAGGCAGGGGGCTTATGACTACATTACAAAGCCATTTTCCATGGATGAGATGATTATCCTTGTTAAACGCCTGATTACCATAAGGGACCTTGAGGATGAAAACATATACCTGAAGCAGAAGATTGAGGAAAAGTATGATTTCAGCGGTATAGTAGGGAAGAGCGAAAGGATGCTTGAGGTTTTTGAGAAGATAAAGGTTGTTGCCCCTACAGACACTACAGTATTGATTACCGGAGAAAGCGGAACAGGTAAGGAGCTTGTGGCAAGTGCCATTCATTATAACAGCCCCCGAAAGGATGAGGCATTTATAAAAATAAGTTGTGCAGCCCTTCCTGAGACCCTTCTTGAGGCAGAGCTGTTCGGTCACGAAAAGGGTGCATTTACAGGAGCTATTAAGCAGAAGAAGGGGAGGTTTGAACTTGCACATAAAGGGACGTTATTTCTTGACGAGATTGGGGAGATAACCCCGACAGTACAGGTTAAGTTACTGAGGGTACTTCAGGAACGGGAGTTTGAGAGGCTGGGCGGAACAGGTACTATAGAAGTGGATGTAAGGATTATCTGCGCTACACAGAGGGACCTTAAAAAAGAGGTGCAGAAGGGGAGCTTCAGGGAGGACCTCTATTACAGGCTTAATGTTGTTCCCCTGTACATGCCGCCCCTTAGGGAAAGGAAGGAAGATATCCTGCTGCTTGCCGACCATTTTTTTAAGATATTTACAGAGCAGATGAAGAAACCTGTCAGGGAGTTATCAGTTGAGGTAAAGGAGTTGTTGCTTAAACATAATTACCCCGGAAATGTCAGGGAGCTTGAGAATGCAATAAAAAGGGCGATTACACTATGCAAGGAAGGAGTAATTCACCCATGGGACCTTCCTGAAGAAATATGCAGATGGTTTGGCGAGGGTATTGATGCATCGTCTCACCTTCAGTCTTCCGAGCCTCTGTCAAATGCCGTATCATTATTTGAAAAGCAGTATATTATGAGAGTCCTTGAAGAGACAAAGGGGAGCAAAACCCTTGCCGCCAAAATCCTCGGCATCTCAAGAAAAACCTTATGGGAGAAGTGCAAAATCTACGGGATGGAAAAAGGGCAGGAGGAATAA
- a CDS encoding NarK/NasA family nitrate transporter produces MANFRTFLKAGHPPTLFASFLYFDFCFAIWVLNGAMAPFISESFHLTPAQKGFMISVPIMAGALMRFPLGVISQYIGRKNAALFEMSCILIAMFYGYYFVSTYSDVLAMGILLGIAGASFGVALSLGSGWFPPQYKGLAMGIAGAGNSGTVLAVLLAPPLATKYGWQTVYGFAAITMLFPWLVMLIFAKEPPDRETHSLKDLVKCLWEKDGWAFNLIYIVTFGGFIGLSNFLPTYFYDQFGVTKIQAGQLTMLAAVMGSGIRILGGYVSDRIGGINSLTVVFFVIIGMMLLGATLPSLATTTIMFMLCFAALGAGNGSLFQLVPLRWPVTTAIAGSMIGEVGALGGAIIPNAMGLSKQYTGTFAWGFIAFAIFASGVLVMMRIAQRGWTGKWVAKGGKALITQESHTYHH; encoded by the coding sequence ATGGCTAATTTTAGGACTTTTTTAAAGGCAGGGCATCCACCAACACTCTTTGCGTCATTTCTTTATTTTGATTTCTGTTTTGCAATATGGGTGTTAAATGGTGCGATGGCCCCATTCATCAGTGAAAGTTTTCATCTCACGCCTGCCCAGAAGGGGTTTATGATTTCAGTGCCAATCATGGCAGGTGCGCTTATGAGGTTTCCCCTTGGTGTCATATCTCAGTACATAGGCAGAAAGAATGCCGCTCTGTTTGAAATGAGCTGCATTCTTATAGCAATGTTCTACGGGTATTATTTTGTAAGTACATATTCTGATGTTCTCGCTATGGGTATCTTGCTTGGAATCGCCGGTGCAAGTTTTGGTGTGGCATTATCGCTTGGCTCAGGATGGTTCCCGCCTCAATATAAGGGTCTTGCAATGGGGATAGCAGGTGCTGGAAACAGCGGAACAGTTCTTGCTGTCTTGCTCGCCCCGCCGCTTGCAACAAAGTATGGATGGCAGACTGTATATGGCTTTGCCGCAATTACAATGCTGTTTCCGTGGCTGGTTATGTTGATATTTGCCAAAGAGCCGCCTGACAGAGAAACCCACAGCCTTAAAGACCTGGTAAAGTGTCTTTGGGAAAAAGACGGATGGGCATTCAACCTGATTTATATTGTTACCTTCGGAGGATTCATAGGGCTTTCTAACTTCCTTCCTACCTATTTTTATGATCAATTTGGTGTAACAAAGATCCAGGCAGGACAGCTTACCATGCTGGCCGCTGTAATGGGGAGCGGTATCAGAATCCTGGGCGGTTATGTTTCTGACAGGATTGGCGGTATAAACTCTCTTACAGTGGTGTTTTTCGTTATCATAGGCATGATGCTGTTGGGTGCTACTCTGCCTTCATTGGCAACTACAACTATCATGTTTATGTTATGCTTTGCGGCGCTTGGTGCAGGCAATGGTTCATTATTCCAGTTGGTTCCTCTCCGATGGCCCGTCACAACTGCTATTGCGGGCAGTATGATCGGAGAGGTTGGCGCACTTGGTGGAGCAATCATTCCAAATGCTATGGGCTTATCAAAGCAGTATACAGGAACCTTTGCATGGGGGTTTATCGCCTTTGCTATATTCGCAAGTGGAGTTCTTGTTATGATGCGTATTGCACAGCGTGGTTGGACAGGTAAATGGGTTGCTAAGGGCGGAAAGGCTCTGATAACACAGGAATCACATACTTATCATCATTAA
- a CDS encoding DUF2769 domain-containing protein → MGKEEYAAKQDYVTGKCLCTTCPTYVKSDDPIGFCFPMVGTSKTIKWEKDCLCETCPVYAEYDLTHTFYCTRCSQVCQAYKAEIGSGHE, encoded by the coding sequence ATGGGAAAGGAGGAGTATGCAGCAAAGCAGGATTATGTAACAGGCAAGTGTTTATGTACAACGTGCCCTACTTATGTAAAGAGTGATGACCCGATAGGTTTTTGTTTTCCTATGGTAGGTACAAGTAAGACTATCAAGTGGGAGAAAGATTGTCTCTGTGAGACATGTCCGGTCTACGCTGAGTATGACCTGACTCACACTTTCTATTGCACGCGTTGTTCACAGGTATGTCAGGCGTATAAGGCAGAGATAGGTTCCGGACACGAATAA
- a CDS encoding universal stress protein → MEYKNIVCPVDGSELTLKGEDAAAYVCKISGAKLILVHVVEKWYRSTHMATDSKEWNDIHEGWIKEGEALLEKEAARLMEYGVKEVETILRDGEAAYEVVAVAKEKNADLIVMATHHYSTMGKLFMGSVTDRVTKRSPCPVLWVFNK, encoded by the coding sequence ATGGAATATAAAAATATAGTCTGTCCGGTAGATGGTTCGGAGTTAACACTTAAGGGTGAAGATGCTGCTGCTTATGTGTGTAAGATTTCAGGGGCAAAATTAATACTTGTACATGTTGTAGAAAAATGGTATCGTTCCACGCACATGGCAACAGACTCTAAAGAATGGAATGATATTCATGAGGGCTGGATAAAAGAAGGAGAGGCATTGCTGGAAAAAGAGGCTGCCAGGCTCATGGAATATGGGGTTAAAGAAGTAGAGACAATCCTGAGAGACGGAGAGGCTGCCTACGAGGTTGTGGCAGTAGCTAAGGAAAAAAATGCTGACCTGATTGTTATGGCAACTCATCATTATTCAACAATGGGTAAGCTTTTTATGGGCAGTGTTACAGACAGGGTGACCAAAAGGTCGCCCTGTCCTGTGTTGTGGGTGTTTAATAAGTAG
- the narI gene encoding respiratory nitrate reductase subunit gamma: protein MINNILFGAFPYVFITICIVGLIFRYRTNRYSWSSQSSEFLENSVLFYGSFPWHYGIITILLVHIFGLFFPRGILAWNAVPVRLYLLELSGLALGLLAFFGLLVFTYRRLTDNRVKAVTTGWDVITLIVLLIQVATGLLNAILYRWGSNWYAGTAVPWMWSIFTFQPDAGYVAGLRLITKVHIFNAMIFIGLMPFTRLAHFVVIRPYAYLWRPYQQVRWYNRNPKTENIVQYK from the coding sequence ATGATTAACAATATATTATTCGGTGCGTTTCCTTATGTATTCATTACGATATGCATCGTCGGACTGATATTCAGATACAGGACTAACAGATACTCATGGTCGAGTCAGTCATCAGAATTTTTGGAAAACTCAGTCCTGTTCTATGGGTCGTTCCCATGGCATTATGGAATTATAACGATTCTTCTTGTTCATATTTTCGGGCTATTCTTTCCAAGAGGGATTCTTGCATGGAATGCCGTACCAGTAAGGCTTTACTTACTTGAGCTTTCCGGCCTTGCATTAGGATTGCTTGCATTCTTCGGACTTCTCGTATTTACCTACAGGAGGCTTACTGACAACAGGGTAAAGGCAGTAACAACAGGATGGGATGTTATTACACTTATTGTTCTGTTAATACAGGTTGCAACAGGACTCCTGAATGCTATCCTGTACAGATGGGGTTCAAATTGGTATGCAGGAACAGCAGTGCCGTGGATGTGGTCAATCTTCACATTCCAGCCTGATGCCGGCTATGTAGCTGGACTACGTTTGATTACAAAAGTGCATATCTTTAATGCAATGATATTCATTGGATTAATGCCGTTTACAAGGCTTGCACATTTTGTGGTTATCAGGCCTTATGCATATCTATGGAGACCATATCAGCAGGTTAGATGGTATAACAGAAACCCAAAGACAGAGAACATTGTACAGTATAAGTAA
- a CDS encoding nitrate reductase subunit alpha: MTWIQDIVDPAKRGWEEFYRNRWQYDKTVRSTHGNNCTGGCSWMVYVKDGVITWELQAVDYEKLEQELPPYEPRGCQRGISASWYVYSPVRIKYPYMRGTLVDAWREAKSKHADPVDAWKSIVDNAELHKKIKWSRGKGGFRRSDWDTAAEIITSAQIHTIKKYGPDRNISFSPIPAMSQISYAGGGRYHQLIGAVSLSFYDYYTDLPNAHPQVWGEQTDVGESADWYNSGYVVITGATPNRTRTADVHFVSELRVAGAKVVVMAPDYSEVAKYADLWVPVKTGSDGAIWMGINHVILKEFYVDRQVPYFINYVKNYTDLPHLIKLRKTKNGFEMGRYLKAIDLKDYADTDNPEWKMAMWDTKTNKPVIVHGGMGFRYPKKKESHGKWNTLLKEEKTGTQIDPALSFIDTKDAAIECAFYELDTGDVYKRQVPVKYIESATEGKIAVTTVFDMMVSHHGVARPGLTGDFARNYDDDKAFSPAWQEKYTGIGRETIIQIAREFASNAEVTKGRSMVISGASSNHWFHSDLIYRAFINSLMLCGSVGRNGGGQNHYVGQERLAAFDSWGQFAHSLDWYKPPRLQNAPSWWYIQAQFWKYDLKMADYHVMPDTSVLDYEHCADWQVRAVRMGHLPFYPQFNKSSIAVADEAMKAGAKTDAEIIDYTVKQLKKGSLEFAVEDPDAPENWPRVWMIWRGNALGSSARGQEYFFKFVLGTHHNMDCTEVAKPYLKEMKFRESPLGKLDLLVDLNMRMNTTPTYCDIVLPAAHWYEKEDINTTDMHSYFQPMGAAVMPNWEAKSDWDAFQFLARKFDSIAKKHLPKPMKDVVTSPLAHDSPGEIAQPALNGYQDWKKGECEAIPGVTMPNMNVITRDFTQVYDRHRALGPNMKGKYGFHGIMVDGKPLYAEYIAKKHIDKVEIEGEQYIAMNDAREAANVEMFFSGCTNGEVLFRQWAEEEHHTGLHGEQYFEAKKSVKAIFGDEIKEDPEHWHGVTDEIAGPTRAQRLTYEDIVAQPRRCLTSPLWTGITFSGRAYSAYCTLVEYRIPWRTLTGRQHFYLDHPVYLDFGEALCTHKYKLDPNKMNELVKSDKSGAIVLNFITPHGKWQIHSTHYDNLRMLTLSRGGNSIWLNDKDCESIGIQDNDWVEAYNDNGIFCARAVVSARIPAGVAFAYHSQERTVNVPKSEQREKRRGGFHNSLTRQRLKLPTLSVGGYGQFSYGFNAWGPIPIIRDTNILVRKMRNQEVKW, from the coding sequence ATGACCTGGATTCAGGATATTGTAGATCCCGCAAAACGGGGTTGGGAAGAGTTTTACAGAAACAGATGGCAGTATGATAAGACTGTCAGGAGCACCCATGGGAACAATTGTACAGGAGGTTGCTCATGGATGGTCTATGTTAAAGATGGTGTTATAACATGGGAGTTACAGGCAGTAGACTATGAAAAGCTGGAGCAGGAACTTCCACCTTACGAGCCGAGAGGCTGTCAGAGAGGAATTTCTGCATCATGGTATGTTTACAGTCCTGTAAGAATAAAATATCCATATATGCGCGGTACTCTTGTGGATGCCTGGAGGGAGGCAAAATCAAAACATGCAGATCCGGTAGATGCATGGAAGAGTATTGTGGATAATGCAGAGCTTCATAAAAAGATCAAATGGTCAAGAGGAAAAGGAGGATTCAGGAGGTCAGACTGGGATACGGCAGCAGAGATTATTACATCAGCTCAGATACATACAATTAAAAAGTATGGTCCGGACAGAAATATCAGCTTCTCACCTATCCCTGCAATGTCTCAGATAAGCTATGCAGGAGGTGGAAGGTATCATCAGTTGATCGGTGCAGTAAGTCTGAGTTTCTATGATTATTATACAGACCTTCCAAATGCACATCCTCAGGTATGGGGTGAACAGACAGATGTCGGTGAAAGTGCAGATTGGTATAACAGCGGTTATGTGGTTATAACAGGTGCAACACCAAACAGGACCAGAACAGCAGATGTACACTTTGTTTCAGAACTCAGAGTCGCTGGTGCAAAGGTAGTTGTAATGGCCCCTGATTATTCAGAGGTTGCCAAGTATGCTGACCTTTGGGTTCCAGTAAAGACAGGGTCTGATGGGGCAATTTGGATGGGTATCAACCATGTCATCCTAAAAGAGTTTTATGTGGACAGGCAGGTTCCTTACTTTATTAACTATGTAAAGAACTATACTGACCTTCCGCATCTTATTAAACTCAGGAAGACCAAGAATGGTTTTGAGATGGGCAGGTATCTGAAGGCCATTGACCTTAAGGATTATGCAGATACGGATAATCCTGAGTGGAAGATGGCAATGTGGGATACCAAGACCAATAAGCCTGTAATAGTACATGGCGGTATGGGCTTCAGGTATCCTAAAAAGAAGGAGAGTCACGGTAAATGGAATACCCTGTTAAAAGAGGAAAAGACAGGTACCCAGATTGACCCTGCACTTTCATTCATTGATACCAAAGATGCTGCTATCGAGTGTGCATTCTATGAACTCGATACCGGTGATGTTTACAAGAGGCAGGTTCCTGTTAAATACATCGAGTCTGCTACAGAAGGAAAGATTGCTGTAACTACAGTATTTGATATGATGGTGTCTCACCATGGTGTGGCTCGTCCAGGATTGACCGGTGATTTTGCCAGAAATTATGATGATGATAAGGCATTCTCTCCGGCATGGCAGGAGAAGTACACAGGAATCGGTCGTGAGACGATCATTCAGATCGCGAGGGAGTTTGCATCCAATGCGGAGGTTACCAAAGGCAGGTCTATGGTAATCAGCGGTGCAAGCAGCAACCATTGGTTCCATTCTGACCTTATCTATAGGGCATTCATAAATTCACTTATGCTCTGCGGCAGTGTAGGCAGAAACGGCGGTGGTCAGAATCATTACGTTGGACAGGAGAGGCTGGCTGCATTTGACTCATGGGGTCAGTTTGCTCATTCACTTGACTGGTATAAACCGCCGCGTCTCCAGAATGCACCAAGCTGGTGGTATATCCAGGCACAGTTCTGGAAGTATGACCTGAAGATGGCAGATTATCATGTAATGCCGGATACAAGCGTGCTTGATTATGAGCACTGTGCAGACTGGCAGGTCAGGGCAGTAAGAATGGGGCATCTGCCATTCTATCCGCAGTTTAACAAGAGCTCTATTGCAGTAGCCGATGAGGCTATGAAGGCAGGGGCCAAGACTGATGCTGAGATTATTGACTATACCGTTAAGCAGCTCAAGAAGGGGAGTCTGGAATTCGCAGTTGAAGATCCTGATGCACCTGAGAACTGGCCAAGGGTATGGATGATCTGGCGTGGTAATGCACTTGGTTCCAGTGCAAGAGGTCAGGAGTACTTCTTTAAATTCGTGCTGGGTACACACCACAACATGGATTGTACAGAGGTTGCAAAGCCGTATCTGAAGGAAATGAAATTCAGAGAGAGTCCGCTTGGCAAACTTGACCTTCTTGTTGATCTGAATATGCGTATGAATACAACTCCTACGTATTGCGATATCGTACTTCCTGCAGCACACTGGTATGAGAAGGAAGACATTAACACAACAGATATGCACTCATACTTCCAGCCAATGGGCGCTGCAGTAATGCCGAACTGGGAGGCAAAGAGTGACTGGGATGCATTCCAGTTCCTTGCAAGAAAGTTCGATTCAATAGCAAAGAAACACCTTCCAAAGCCAATGAAGGATGTAGTTACATCCCCACTGGCGCACGACTCACCAGGCGAGATTGCACAGCCGGCACTTAATGGCTATCAGGACTGGAAGAAGGGTGAGTGTGAAGCAATACCTGGCGTGACCATGCCGAATATGAACGTGATTACCAGGGACTTCACCCAGGTTTATGACCGTCACAGGGCGTTAGGTCCTAATATGAAGGGTAAATATGGTTTCCATGGGATTATGGTTGATGGAAAACCATTATATGCTGAGTATATTGCCAAGAAACATATTGACAAGGTTGAGATTGAAGGTGAACAGTATATTGCCATGAACGACGCCAGAGAGGCGGCAAATGTTGAGATGTTCTTCTCAGGGTGTACCAATGGTGAGGTTCTCTTCAGGCAGTGGGCAGAAGAGGAGCATCATACAGGGCTTCATGGTGAACAGTATTTTGAGGCAAAGAAGTCTGTTAAGGCAATATTCGGGGATGAGATCAAAGAAGACCCGGAGCACTGGCATGGTGTTACTGATGAAATTGCAGGCCCGACGAGGGCACAGCGTCTCACCTACGAAGACATTGTAGCCCAGCCGAGAAGGTGTCTTACAAGTCCGCTTTGGACTGGTATCACATTTAGTGGTCGTGCATACAGCGCATACTGTACACTGGTTGAGTACAGGATACCATGGAGAACATTGACCGGCAGACAGCACTTCTATCTTGATCATCCGGTTTATCTGGATTTCGGAGAGGCACTGTGTACTCACAAGTACAAGCTGGATCCGAACAAGATGAATGAATTGGTTAAGAGTGACAAGAGTGGTGCTATTGTGCTCAACTTCATTACTCCGCACGGTAAGTGGCAGATTCATTCAACCCACTATGATAACCTCAGGATGCTTACACTCTCACGTGGAGGCAACTCTATCTGGCTTAATGATAAGGATTGTGAGAGCATAGGTATTCAGGATAATGACTGGGTTGAAGCATACAATGATAATGGTATCTTCTGCGCAAGGGCAGTTGTCAGTGCCAGAATACCTGCAGGTGTTGCCTTCGCATACCATTCTCAGGAGAGAACGGTAAACGTGCCCAAGTCTGAGCAGAGAGAAAAGAGAAGGGGAGGATTCCATAACAGTCTGACCAGACAGAGACTGAAACTTCCAACATTAAGCGTCGGCGGTTACGGACAGTTCTCCTATGGATTTAACGCATGGGGACCAATCCCCATCATCAGGGATACAAACATCCTTGTCAGAAAAATGAGGAATCAGGAGGTGAAGTGGTAA